The following proteins come from a genomic window of Streptomyces sp. NBC_01716:
- the pcaH gene encoding protocatechuate 3,4-dioxygenase subunit beta: MPAAGAPPAHHPPRDYPPYRSTLLRHPKRPPVVVAGDPEAVELYGPVFGHSDVTDLDADLTAQHVGEPLGERITVSGRLLDRSGRPVRGQLVELWQANAAGRYAHQRDRHPAPLDPHFTGVGRTLTDDDGGYRFTTIKPGAYPWGNHHNAWRPAHLHFSLFGTAFTQRLVTQMYFPGDPLLAHDPILRSVPDEAARQRLVGTYDHGLSRSKWALGYRWDIVLDGPSATWTEEGQR; the protein is encoded by the coding sequence ATGCCCGCGGCCGGCGCACCCCCCGCGCACCATCCGCCGCGCGACTACCCGCCGTACCGCAGCACGCTGTTGCGCCATCCGAAGCGGCCACCGGTGGTCGTGGCGGGTGACCCCGAAGCCGTCGAGCTGTACGGCCCGGTGTTCGGACACAGCGACGTCACCGATCTCGACGCGGACCTGACGGCCCAGCACGTCGGGGAGCCTCTCGGCGAGCGCATCACGGTCTCCGGCCGGCTGCTGGACCGCTCGGGCCGTCCCGTGCGGGGCCAGCTGGTCGAGCTGTGGCAGGCGAACGCGGCCGGGCGGTACGCGCACCAGCGCGACCGCCATCCGGCGCCGCTGGACCCGCACTTCACCGGGGTGGGCCGGACGCTGACGGACGACGACGGCGGCTACCGCTTCACGACGATCAAGCCCGGCGCGTATCCGTGGGGCAACCACCACAACGCGTGGCGCCCGGCGCATCTGCACTTCTCGCTCTTCGGTACGGCCTTCACCCAGCGCCTCGTGACGCAGATGTACTTCCCGGGCGACCCGCTGCTCGCCCACGACCCGATCCTCCGCTCCGTCCCGGACGAGGCCGCGCGTCAGCGGCTGGTGGGGACGTACGACCACGGGCTCTCGCGGTCCAAGTGGGCGCTCGGCTATCGCTGGGACATCGTGCTGGACGGCCCGTCCGCCACCTGGACCGAGGAAGGACAGCGATGA
- the pcaG gene encoding protocatechuate 3,4-dioxygenase subunit alpha → MSAYDSAHGTGLAGGATPSHTVGPFYGYALPFPGGGDMAPVGHPDAISVHGRVYDGAGAPVPDALLELWQPDPAGEPVRLPGSMRRDQVTGGHAGRDGVTFTGWGRVATDADGRWAARTLRPGARPGHAPYLSVCVFARGLTRHLYTRLYVPQDAEAGSAGARPADPLLASLDADRRGTLMAKAGPTPGAYRFDIRLQGDEETVFLDFR, encoded by the coding sequence ATGAGTGCGTACGACTCCGCTCACGGCACCGGCCTGGCCGGCGGCGCCACGCCGTCTCACACGGTCGGCCCCTTCTACGGCTACGCGCTGCCCTTCCCCGGCGGCGGCGACATGGCGCCCGTCGGCCACCCGGACGCGATCTCCGTGCACGGGCGCGTGTACGACGGCGCGGGCGCGCCGGTGCCGGACGCCCTGCTGGAGCTGTGGCAGCCGGACCCGGCGGGTGAACCGGTGCGGCTGCCGGGATCGATGCGGCGGGACCAGGTGACCGGCGGTCACGCGGGCCGGGACGGTGTCACGTTCACGGGCTGGGGGCGGGTCGCGACGGACGCCGACGGGCGGTGGGCGGCGCGGACGCTGCGGCCGGGCGCGCGGCCGGGGCACGCCCCGTACCTCAGTGTGTGCGTCTTCGCGCGGGGGCTGACCCGGCACCTCTATACCCGCCTGTATGTGCCGCAGGACGCGGAGGCGGGTTCGGCCGGGGCGCGTCCCGCCGATCCGCTGCTCGCCTCGCTGGACGCGGACCGGCGGGGGACCCTGATGGCGAAGGCCGGGCCCACGCCCGGCGCGTACCGCTTCGACATCAGGCTCCAGGGCGACGAGGAGACGGTTTTCCTTGACTTCCGCTGA
- a CDS encoding lyase family protein, whose amino-acid sequence MLDAEAALARAQAAVGLTPMAAAEVITAAAGTAGRFDVRDVALRARAGGNPVIPLVADLTAAADEEDARAGGGSDAAQYVHRGATSQDIVDTAMMLVATRTGPLILADLDRTADALAVLATAHRTTPMAGRTLTQHAVPTTFGLKAAGWLSSVRDARTRLAAVRLPVQLGGAAGTLAAFAQVDDAVDGRPERTSTAASCEPVYDLTGALDSTVDSPPEPLPEYPAGADPSSEPGFEPGFEPERGFEPEPGLEPEPGPGTGPAPEDGSPEEVQAAEAPRGASRSDTGVRLLAAYADQLPLAEPTLPWHTLRTPVADLGAALAFAAGALGKVAADVLVLSRTETGEVAEARGGGSSAMPHKRNPVRATLIAAAARQAPALASILLGALVAEDERPAGPWHAEWQPLRELLRLTGGAAHDAAELAHGLRVFPDRMRDNLGLTHGLLVSERLVTALIPAVGRTRAKEVVGAAGRLAERAGIPLAQALTETDPGVAELIGDARLHALTDPAGYTGSAPALVDRALAEHAAAGRALAEAALTDDASTDDSEDPR is encoded by the coding sequence ATGCTGGACGCCGAGGCGGCGCTGGCCCGCGCGCAGGCGGCGGTCGGGCTCACCCCGATGGCGGCGGCCGAGGTGATCACGGCGGCGGCCGGGACGGCGGGGCGGTTCGACGTACGGGACGTGGCGCTGCGGGCGCGCGCCGGGGGCAATCCGGTGATTCCCCTGGTGGCGGATCTGACGGCGGCGGCGGACGAGGAGGACGCGAGGGCGGGCGGCGGCAGTGACGCGGCGCAGTACGTCCACCGGGGCGCGACCAGCCAGGACATCGTGGACACGGCGATGATGCTGGTCGCCACGCGTACGGGGCCGCTGATCCTGGCGGACCTGGACCGTACGGCGGACGCGCTCGCCGTTCTGGCCACGGCCCACCGCACCACCCCGATGGCGGGTCGCACCCTCACGCAGCACGCGGTTCCGACGACGTTCGGGCTGAAGGCCGCGGGCTGGCTCTCGTCCGTACGCGATGCCCGTACCAGGCTGGCCGCCGTCCGGCTGCCGGTCCAACTGGGCGGCGCGGCAGGGACGTTGGCGGCTTTCGCCCAGGTCGACGACGCGGTGGACGGCCGGCCGGAGAGGACCTCCACCGCCGCGTCCTGCGAGCCCGTCTACGACCTGACCGGTGCGCTCGACTCCACGGTGGACAGCCCTCCCGAGCCGTTGCCGGAGTATCCGGCCGGGGCCGACCCGAGTTCCGAGCCGGGGTTCGAGCCGGGGTTCGAGCCCGAGCGGGGGTTCGAGCCCGAGCCGGGGCTGGAGCCCGAACCGGGGCCGGGGACCGGCCCCGCGCCCGAGGACGGGAGCCCGGAAGAGGTCCAGGCGGCGGAGGCGCCCCGGGGCGCGTCCCGGAGCGACACCGGAGTACGGCTCCTCGCCGCGTACGCCGATCAGCTCCCCCTCGCCGAACCGACGCTGCCGTGGCACACCCTGCGTACCCCCGTCGCCGATCTCGGCGCGGCGCTCGCCTTCGCGGCGGGGGCGCTCGGGAAGGTGGCCGCCGATGTGCTCGTGCTGTCCCGGACCGAGACCGGCGAGGTCGCCGAGGCGCGCGGCGGCGGTTCGTCCGCGATGCCGCACAAGCGCAATCCGGTGCGGGCCACCCTGATCGCCGCCGCCGCGCGGCAGGCACCCGCTCTCGCCTCCATACTGCTCGGGGCTCTCGTCGCCGAGGACGAACGCCCCGCGGGACCCTGGCACGCCGAGTGGCAGCCGCTGCGCGAGCTGCTGCGGCTGACCGGCGGAGCCGCCCACGACGCCGCCGAACTCGCCCACGGCCTGCGGGTGTTCCCCGACCGGATGCGGGACAACCTCGGGCTCACCCATGGACTGCTGGTGAGCGAACGGCTCGTGACGGCCCTGATCCCGGCCGTCGGCCGGACCCGTGCGAAGGAAGTGGTGGGCGCGGCCGGCCGCCTCGCGGAGCGTGCCGGCATCCCGCTCGCACAGGCGCTGACGGAGACCGACCCGGGGGTCGCCGAGCTGATAGGCGACGCGCGGCTGCACGCCCTCACCGACCCGGCGGGCTACACGGGCTCCGCCCCCGCGCTCGTGGACCGCGCGCTCGCCGAACACGCCGCCGCGGGGCGCGCGTTGGCGGAGGCCGCGCTCACCGACGACGCTTCGACGGACGACTCGGAGGACCCCCGATGA